Proteins from a single region of Bacteroidota bacterium:
- a CDS encoding T9SS type A sorting domain-containing protein: MKSHYLLLNTLGILLLQLTFSSLYAQPFSWQNTIGGSQNEFVKSTVSTSDGGYIFAGFSSSTSSPDKSENNIGGYDMWIVKTDSVGNIEWENTIGGLADDAANSIVQTFDGGYVVAGYSGSGISGDKTEASKGEYDFWIVKLSATGSIEWQNTIGGNDNDQATAIKQTFDLGYIVVGFSLSGISGDKSEANKGPSYTSDYWVMKLDNSGNLLWQNTIGGDNYDYIYTVETTWDGGYIIGGYSQSGISGDKTEALIGSADYWVIKLNHLGNIQWQNTIGGMGSDIVRKIILDTDGGYVVGGYSSSDIDGDKTEIAYGMSTDYWVVKLNTSGNIVWQNNIGGNDTEILYDMVKLSDGGFGLFGLSYSGVSGDKTEANKGGSDYWYVELSSTGDLVEQNTIGSTSEDQSASITQGANLEIVLAGSSKSPAGIDKAENNLGGPETYDFWIVTMHAECIPFIEICNTVDDDCNGLIDEGITDSITITATGATTICQGESVTLNATYSGTTVQWKRNGAAIAGATSATYITTQKGLYTCYTESDCASAESAGINVVVNKKPSAAITPAGPTSFCAGGNVTLNVTPVGGCSYQWYKGASLIAGATGLSYIASTPGNYKCQVTKIATGCFKNSNTIAVFVPCKEGEELFTSNWTIAPNPATNQIIINNLSDISNEINTINILNSLGEIVITETVENNQQMIIDISKLPKGLYFVKLNGEKTLQSFIKQ; the protein is encoded by the coding sequence ATGAAGTCACACTACTTATTATTAAATACACTGGGCATTCTTTTGCTACAGTTAACGTTTAGCAGTCTGTACGCGCAACCATTTAGCTGGCAGAACACGATAGGCGGGAGTCAGAATGAATTCGTTAAATCGACTGTAAGCACTTCAGATGGCGGATATATTTTTGCCGGGTTTTCAAGTTCAACAAGTTCCCCTGATAAATCGGAAAATAATATTGGTGGCTATGATATGTGGATTGTTAAAACTGATTCAGTTGGCAATATTGAATGGGAAAATACAATTGGCGGTTTAGCAGATGATGCGGCAAATTCAATTGTTCAAACTTTTGATGGCGGTTATGTTGTAGCCGGATATTCAGGTTCGGGAATTTCAGGCGATAAAACTGAAGCATCAAAAGGGGAATATGATTTTTGGATAGTAAAATTAAGTGCTACAGGTTCCATCGAATGGCAAAATACAATTGGAGGCAATGATAATGATCAGGCAACAGCTATCAAACAAACCTTCGACTTGGGTTATATTGTTGTTGGATTTTCATTATCAGGTATAAGTGGCGATAAATCAGAAGCCAATAAAGGACCATCTTACACATCCGATTATTGGGTGATGAAACTCGATAATTCAGGTAATTTATTATGGCAAAACACCATCGGCGGCGATAATTACGATTATATCTATACTGTTGAAACAACCTGGGATGGTGGATATATTATAGGAGGATATTCCCAATCCGGAATTTCCGGCGACAAAACTGAAGCGTTAATAGGTAGTGCAGATTATTGGGTAATAAAATTAAATCACCTCGGTAATATTCAATGGCAAAATACAATCGGCGGCATGGGCTCTGATATCGTCAGGAAAATAATTCTCGATACTGATGGTGGTTATGTGGTTGGCGGATATTCATCTTCAGATATAGATGGCGATAAAACTGAAATTGCTTATGGAATGAGCACAGATTATTGGGTTGTGAAATTAAATACAAGTGGCAATATTGTTTGGCAAAATAATATTGGAGGTAACGACACCGAAATATTATACGATATGGTAAAATTGTCTGATGGCGGATTCGGATTATTCGGACTTAGCTACTCAGGTGTTTCAGGTGATAAAACTGAAGCAAATAAAGGTGGAAGCGATTATTGGTATGTTGAACTGTCATCCACCGGTGATTTAGTGGAACAAAATACAATTGGAAGCACATCGGAAGACCAGTCTGCAAGCATTACTCAGGGCGCTAACCTGGAAATTGTATTGGCAGGTTCATCAAAATCTCCTGCAGGTATCGACAAAGCGGAAAACAATTTAGGTGGCCCTGAGACATATGATTTTTGGATTGTAACAATGCATGCTGAATGTATTCCGTTCATAGAAATTTGTAATACCGTTGATGATGATTGCAACGGATTAATTGATGAAGGTATCACCGATTCTATAACAATAACAGCAACAGGTGCAACAACAATTTGTCAGGGCGAATCAGTAACGCTTAACGCCACATATTCAGGCACAACTGTGCAATGGAAACGGAATGGCGCTGCGATAGCAGGAGCTACATCTGCTACATATATAACAACACAAAAAGGACTTTATACTTGTTATACCGAAAGTGATTGCGCTTCAGCAGAGTCGGCCGGAATTAATGTTGTAGTTAATAAAAAACCTTCCGCTGCTATAACACCTGCAGGACCAACTTCATTTTGTGCGGGTGGAAATGTTACTCTAAATGTAACTCCTGTTGGCGGTTGCAGCTACCAATGGTATAAAGGTGCCAGTTTAATTGCAGGAGCTACCGGTTTAAGTTACATCGCATCAACACCGGGTAATTATAAATGTCAGGTTACAAAAATTGCTACCGGCTGCTTTAAAAATTCAAATACAATTGCAGTTTTTGTCCCTTGTAAAGAAGGAGAGGAGCTGTTCACTTCAAACTGGACCATTGCGCCAAATCCTGCAACAAACCAAATTATAATTAATAATTTAAGTGATATATCAAACGAAATTAATACCATAAATATACTTAACTCACTTGGCGAAATTGTAATTACAGAAACTGTGGAAAATAATCAGCAGATGATTATCGACATCAGTAAATTGCCCAAAGGATTATATTTTGTAAAATTGAATGGTGAAAAAACATTACAATCTTTTATTAAGCAATAA
- a CDS encoding dCTP deaminase, producing the protein MILTDKEIEKSIAEGTILIEPYRPDCLGTNSYDVHLGRYLAVYKNHILDAKKHNEIEEIIIPDEGFVIHPGILYLGVTEEYTETHAHVPFLEGKSSVGRLGIDIHATAGKGDVGFCNTWTLEISCAQPVRIYAGMPIGQLIYFEVKGDISNYYNKKSGAKYVNRTIRPVESMMFMNKF; encoded by the coding sequence ATGATTTTAACAGATAAAGAAATTGAAAAATCGATTGCAGAAGGTACTATTTTGATTGAACCTTATCGTCCTGATTGTTTAGGAACCAATTCATATGATGTTCATTTAGGCCGTTATCTTGCGGTTTACAAAAACCATATTCTCGATGCCAAAAAACATAACGAGATTGAGGAAATAATTATTCCTGATGAAGGATTTGTGATACATCCTGGCATTTTATATTTGGGTGTTACCGAAGAGTATACTGAAACACATGCGCATGTGCCTTTTTTAGAAGGTAAATCCAGTGTTGGCCGTTTAGGTATTGATATACATGCTACTGCCGGCAAAGGAGATGTAGGATTTTGTAATACCTGGACTTTAGAAATTTCATGTGCGCAACCGGTACGCATTTATGCAGGTATGCCGATTGGTCAGTTAATTTATTTTGAAGTAAAAGGAGATATTTCGAATTACTACAATAAAAAATCAGGTGCCAAATATGTAAACAGAACGATTCGCCCTGTGGAGAGTATGATGTTTATGAATAAGTTTTAA
- a CDS encoding WD40 repeat domain-containing protein, translated as MPRKKTGFAFYMLLPSLIQIDKLQHFTGHTAAVFALECGQLPNTVLSGGGDGVVAEWRLDEHAPAKGLARVNGNIFSLLFLEDKKMLCAGDLNGVLHITDLVSKQELKQFTYVDGAVYCLQRFNANIIVAGCGNGNAQFIDIDTLTEVRSLEVSDKAIRSLLYIEASNELLFACSDFNIYVYDATNFTLKHVLNGHDNSVFAIALNNNGTRLVSGSRDAGLRVWDVENGYKQLMVIPAHMYTINDIVFSPDGRLMATAGRDKHIKIWDAENFNLLKVIDFEKFGGHINSVNKLFWSNWNNCLISCGDDRAVLVWDIKIQDKPSD; from the coding sequence GTGCCGCGAAAGAAAACAGGTTTCGCTTTTTACATGCTTTTACCATCGCTTATTCAAATTGATAAATTACAACATTTTACGGGCCATACAGCTGCGGTTTTTGCTTTGGAATGTGGTCAGTTGCCAAATACCGTATTAAGTGGTGGTGGTGATGGCGTGGTTGCAGAATGGCGGTTAGATGAACATGCACCTGCAAAGGGTTTAGCACGTGTAAACGGTAACATTTTTTCGCTATTGTTTTTGGAAGATAAAAAGATGTTATGTGCCGGTGATTTAAACGGTGTTTTGCATATTACCGACCTTGTTTCAAAGCAGGAATTAAAACAATTTACCTATGTTGACGGAGCAGTTTATTGTCTGCAACGATTTAATGCAAACATTATAGTAGCCGGTTGTGGAAACGGGAATGCACAATTTATAGATATCGACACGTTAACAGAAGTGCGAAGCCTGGAAGTAAGCGATAAGGCGATACGAAGTTTACTGTATATTGAGGCAAGTAATGAATTGTTATTTGCCTGCAGCGATTTTAATATTTACGTATACGATGCTACTAATTTTACCTTAAAGCATGTTTTGAACGGACATGATAATTCGGTTTTTGCTATTGCATTGAACAACAATGGAACAAGACTGGTGAGTGGTTCTCGGGATGCCGGTTTGCGGGTTTGGGATGTTGAAAATGGCTATAAACAGCTGATGGTTATTCCAGCACACATGTATACCATAAATGATATTGTATTTAGTCCTGACGGTCGCCTGATGGCTACTGCGGGGCGGGATAAGCATATAAAAATATGGGACGCGGAAAATTTTAATCTGCTCAAGGTTATTGATTTTGAAAAGTTTGGGGGACATATCAACTCGGTGAATAAATTATTTTGGAGTAACTGGAATAACTGCCTAATTTCGTGCGGCGATGACAGGGCTGTGTTGGTTTGGGATATCAAAATACAGGATAAACCTTCCGATTAA
- a CDS encoding 4'-phosphopantetheinyl transferase superfamily protein — translation MALVLKENLLNYAEYAVWKIEEEPEFYRSGLILSDWETNYLNNITHPKRKLTWLASRYLLKQLIDTDVFVELLFDEHGKPYVTNFDIFVSLSHSNEHAAAIVSKKYEVGIDVEEPHRKIEIIKNKFLSPVELQNIGNTKVQEQLLIYWSAKEVIYKIYGKRKLEFKDDMYIKPFMMRERGDIDGMLMKNGLVAEYHLHYLLNNDFTLVVGAEKEVQIMTNPA, via the coding sequence ATGGCCCTGGTGCTTAAAGAAAACTTATTAAACTACGCAGAATATGCTGTTTGGAAGATAGAGGAGGAGCCGGAATTTTATCGCTCAGGCCTTATTTTGAGCGATTGGGAAACCAACTATCTCAACAACATTACGCATCCCAAACGTAAACTAACCTGGCTCGCCAGCCGTTACCTGCTCAAGCAACTTATTGATACTGATGTGTTTGTGGAATTATTGTTCGATGAACATGGTAAGCCGTATGTAACTAATTTCGACATATTTGTAAGCTTGTCGCATAGCAATGAACACGCTGCAGCAATAGTATCGAAGAAATATGAAGTTGGCATCGATGTCGAAGAACCACACCGCAAAATTGAAATCATCAAAAACAAATTTTTATCACCCGTTGAGCTGCAAAACATCGGTAATACTAAGGTTCAGGAGCAACTGCTCATTTACTGGAGTGCGAAAGAGGTGATTTATAAAATTTATGGCAAACGTAAGCTGGAGTTTAAAGATGACATGTATATCAAGCCGTTTATGATGCGCGAACGTGGCGATATTGACGGCATGTTGATGAAAAACGGACTAGTTGCTGAGTATCACCTGCATTATCTGTTAAATAACGACTTTACGCTGGTTGTAGGCGCCGAAAAAGAGGTGCAGATTATGACCAACCCTGCCTGA
- a CDS encoding choice-of-anchor J domain-containing protein, with product MQKLLTILVLSLFFSGSVIAQVNRCSTNEHEAVLRAKYPDYDQKRAAIENFTAKAVQKMDPAAKTATETIVTIPVVFHIVYKTAAQNIADARILEQLEILNEDFGRLNADTTDTPAPFALVAADCGIKFCLAQIDPNGNPTTGIIRTETTTNSFNDNDDVKFDASGGADAWPADSYLNFWSCNLGALLLGYAQFPGGPDATDGVVIHFEHVGYEDAGYPYHLGRTATHEVGHWLNLRHIWGDDTNCGGSDLVDDTPNQKVETYGCPGYPKTDACSAVSPGIMFQNYMDYSDDACMNLFTQGQANRIAALFEEGGSRHSLTASEGCGLQPYDAQAVMTLPGGTVCDLSVTPKVTIKNHGVELLTSLDINYAIDGGSTLTYNWTGSLTSGATEEVSLPAIAVAEGEHTLEATVDNPNGFIDADMSDNTVESEFLVNLGTLPLPVSQGFEASGFPYDGYTLSNPDGGETWERTNTAAALGTYSIYCQHFNNNNPGAIDEFVLPAYNLSGMTEIVFTFDVAYALYTASGIYSDTLEVLVSDDCGTTWTSVYKKANPDLQTAPVHAISFKPEDDEWRNESIDLSAYLGSEQFFVKFRTITDYENNLYVDNININDGTIQSISNQAHDFAIDLYPNPTTDNVQVRYNLPVGGDGMLVITDILGQVVYSENLNIAAGTNLIHVNTAALASGFYQITIRSNGLQSSESLVKE from the coding sequence ATGCAAAAGCTACTTACAATTCTTGTTTTATCCCTGTTTTTTTCCGGTTCGGTAATTGCGCAGGTTAATCGTTGTTCCACCAATGAACACGAGGCTGTATTAAGGGCAAAATACCCTGATTATGACCAAAAACGCGCAGCAATTGAAAATTTTACGGCAAAAGCAGTCCAAAAAATGGATCCTGCCGCTAAAACTGCAACGGAAACCATTGTAACGATTCCGGTGGTGTTTCATATTGTATATAAAACAGCAGCTCAGAATATAGCAGATGCGCGCATTTTAGAGCAATTGGAAATTTTAAATGAGGATTTTGGTAGACTCAATGCCGACACAACGGATACTCCGGCTCCATTTGCACTTGTAGCTGCTGATTGTGGCATAAAATTTTGTCTGGCGCAAATCGACCCTAATGGTAATCCAACCACAGGTATCATTCGCACAGAAACAACTACGAACTCTTTTAACGATAACGATGATGTGAAATTTGATGCAAGCGGCGGCGCAGATGCGTGGCCTGCCGATAGCTACCTGAATTTCTGGTCTTGTAACTTGGGTGCATTATTATTAGGCTATGCTCAATTTCCCGGCGGTCCTGACGCTACTGATGGCGTGGTAATTCACTTTGAACATGTGGGTTATGAGGATGCCGGATATCCTTACCATCTAGGTAGAACTGCAACACATGAAGTTGGCCACTGGCTTAACTTACGCCATATTTGGGGAGATGATACGAATTGTGGCGGCAGCGACTTAGTTGACGATACACCTAACCAAAAGGTTGAAACTTATGGTTGTCCGGGATATCCAAAAACAGATGCCTGCTCAGCAGTATCACCCGGTATCATGTTCCAAAACTATATGGACTATAGTGATGATGCTTGTATGAACCTATTTACCCAGGGTCAGGCAAACCGAATAGCTGCTTTATTTGAAGAAGGAGGCTCTCGTCACAGCTTAACAGCTAGTGAAGGTTGCGGCCTCCAACCATATGATGCACAAGCAGTTATGACATTACCCGGAGGCACAGTTTGTGACCTTTCGGTAACACCTAAAGTAACAATAAAAAACCATGGAGTTGAACTTTTAACCTCATTGGATATTAATTATGCTATTGATGGTGGTTCAACATTAACTTACAACTGGACCGGTTCATTGACATCCGGTGCAACTGAAGAAGTTAGCTTACCTGCTATTGCCGTTGCTGAAGGCGAACATACACTTGAAGCAACTGTTGACAATCCAAATGGTTTTATAGATGCTGATATGAGTGATAACACGGTTGAATCTGAATTCCTCGTGAATTTGGGCACTTTACCACTCCCTGTGTCTCAAGGATTTGAAGCCAGTGGATTTCCTTATGATGGTTATACCCTTTCGAACCCTGATGGTGGCGAAACCTGGGAACGCACTAATACTGCTGCTGCTTTAGGCACTTATTCTATCTATTGTCAGCATTTCAACAACAATAATCCGGGTGCGATTGATGAGTTTGTATTGCCGGCATATAACCTCAGCGGCATGACCGAAATCGTGTTTACATTCGATGTTGCCTATGCCTTATATACTGCGAGTGGAATTTATTCAGATACATTGGAAGTGCTTGTAAGCGATGATTGTGGTACGACTTGGACTTCTGTGTATAAAAAGGCTAATCCTGACCTTCAGACTGCTCCGGTGCATGCCATTAGCTTTAAACCAGAAGATGATGAATGGAGAAATGAAAGTATTGATTTGAGTGCATATCTCGGTTCAGAGCAGTTTTTTGTGAAATTCAGAACGATTACAGATTATGAAAACAACCTGTATGTGGACAATATCAATATTAATGACGGCACTATTCAAAGCATCAGCAATCAGGCCCACGATTTCGCGATTGACCTCTACCCTAACCCAACTACCGATAATGTTCAAGTAAGATATAACCTGCCTGTAGGTGGAGATGGCATGTTGGTGATTACCGATATTCTTGGACAGGTTGTTTACAGTGAAAACCTGAATATTGCAGCAGGAACCAATCTCATCCACGTTAATACAGCAGCTCTGGCATCCGGTTTTTACCAGATAACCATTCGTAGCAATGGTTTACAGTCCAGCGAAAGTTTAGTTAAAGAATAA
- a CDS encoding DEAD/DEAH box helicase: MKNFSELGLSEAVALAITELGFEKPTPIQAQVIPAMLESAKDLIALAQTGTGKTAAFGIPLVELIDTSAKKPQALILAPTRELCVQIENDLKGFSLHTKHFYTVAVYGGANIRTQIDQLRKGVQVVVATPGRLIDLLGRKAVDLSQIKYLVLDEADEMLNMGFQEDIDEILATTPKEKVTWLFSATMPTEIKTISKKYMKTPMEISAGNVNQTNANIEHQYYLVQPKNKYPALKRILDYNPDIYGIIFCRTKAETQEIAEKLIKDGYNADSLHGDLSQMQRDKVMLAFRERTLQMLIATDVAARGIDIDNLTHIINLHLPDDMDFYTHRSGRTARAGKTGISLVLISEKDLYKIKHLERKLQMQFKKMTVPTGIEVCEKQLLNMIHRVHEVEVNEAEIEKYLPVIEKEFADMSKEDVLKKFASLEFNRFLEYYRFAEDLNIGERREVREYATRKGNNDLMFINLGKMDNVGAKDLVEMIKQVGNVRSHDIGDIRLKGAYSFFEVPANVSQRVVQAFNGFVYRGRRVRVEIQNERQEFPKKKAHKGGSREMKPYKGKRK, from the coding sequence ATGAAAAACTTTTCAGAGTTAGGACTCTCGGAAGCAGTAGCGCTTGCTATTACCGAGCTGGGTTTCGAAAAACCAACACCCATTCAGGCACAAGTTATTCCGGCAATGCTGGAATCTGCCAAAGATTTAATTGCCCTTGCCCAAACCGGCACAGGCAAAACAGCAGCATTTGGTATCCCACTCGTGGAACTGATTGATACAAGTGCCAAAAAGCCACAGGCGCTTATTCTGGCTCCAACCCGCGAGCTTTGCGTGCAAATAGAAAATGACCTTAAAGGCTTTTCGCTGCATACCAAACATTTTTACACAGTAGCCGTATATGGTGGTGCTAACATTAGAACCCAAATCGACCAGTTGCGCAAAGGCGTTCAGGTTGTTGTGGCAACACCCGGTCGTTTAATCGACTTACTTGGCCGTAAAGCCGTGGATCTCAGCCAAATCAAATATCTCGTTTTAGATGAGGCAGATGAGATGCTGAACATGGGTTTTCAGGAAGATATTGATGAAATTCTGGCAACTACACCAAAAGAAAAAGTAACCTGGTTGTTTTCGGCTACTATGCCTACGGAGATTAAAACCATCTCCAAAAAATACATGAAAACACCGATGGAAATTTCTGCCGGTAATGTAAATCAAACCAACGCAAACATCGAACACCAGTATTATCTGGTGCAACCTAAAAATAAGTATCCCGCTTTAAAACGTATCCTCGATTATAACCCGGATATCTATGGTATCATTTTTTGTCGTACAAAAGCCGAAACGCAGGAAATAGCTGAAAAACTGATAAAAGACGGTTATAACGCTGATAGTCTTCATGGCGATTTAAGTCAAATGCAACGTGATAAAGTAATGCTTGCATTCAGAGAAAGAACCTTGCAAATGCTTATTGCTACCGATGTTGCAGCTAGAGGTATCGATATTGATAATCTGACCCACATCATCAACTTACATTTACCTGATGATATGGACTTTTATACCCACCGAAGCGGCAGAACTGCCCGTGCGGGTAAAACCGGTATTTCTCTGGTATTGATATCTGAAAAAGACCTTTACAAAATCAAACATCTGGAACGCAAACTGCAAATGCAGTTCAAAAAAATGACCGTTCCTACAGGAATTGAAGTTTGCGAAAAACAACTCCTCAATATGATTCACCGCGTTCACGAAGTTGAAGTAAACGAAGCTGAAATTGAAAAATATCTTCCGGTTATAGAAAAGGAATTTGCTGATATGTCGAAGGAAGATGTATTAAAAAAATTCGCTTCTTTGGAATTTAACCGGTTCTTAGAATACTACCGTTTTGCTGAAGACCTGAATATCGGTGAACGCCGCGAAGTGCGCGAATATGCTACTCGCAAAGGCAATAACGACCTCATGTTCATCAACCTTGGTAAAATGGATAATGTTGGCGCCAAAGACCTGGTGGAGATGATCAAACAGGTTGGAAATGTGCGTTCACACGACATTGGAGATATCCGTTTAAAAGGTGCTTACTCGTTTTTCGAAGTACCGGCAAATGTGAGTCAGCGTGTAGTGCAGGCCTTTAACGGCTTCGTTTACCGCGGCAGAAGGGTAAGAGTTGAAATTCAAAACGAACGTCAGGAATTCCCTAAAAAGAAAGCACATAAAGGCGGAAGCCGCGAAATGAAACCTTACAAAGGAAAACGCAAGTAA
- the glgP gene encoding alpha-glucan family phosphorylase translates to MIHHSNWQLPYEVNAAYKQRTAYFCMEFGVHQALKIYSGGLGYLAGSHMRSAYELKQNLFGIGMLWRYGYYDQVRDDHNYMAVQFQKKLYTFLQQTDIQFTMQIDGKDVIVKVFYLAPEVFGSAPLFLLSTDFPENEEYAREYTHRLYDRSHEIRIAQNMILGIGGAKVVEMLGGADNYHMNEGHALAMTFYLFSKLKDVDEVRKRVVFTTHTPEKAGNEEHDINEMNRMGFFSGVPLDLIRHITKTEGDMLGYTPSALYMSKIANGVSKLHGEVSKEMWKDYQGTCNITSITNAQQKKFWADKELNQAYINRDESSLITVKKELKRELFEIVANQTGKMFNPNTLTIVWSRRFAEYKRANLIFRNKERFFNLVNNPKYPVQVIWAGKPYPFDHGAINTFNDIVSFTMDRPNLAVLTGYEIELSYCLKRGADVWLNTPRRPREASGTSGMTAAMNGAVNVSVLDGWIPEFAVHGENSFIIPPADHNTMDNVSIDNFDFENLMNVLENEVVPAYYENRAKWQQIVRRSMHDVYPYFDSDRMAHEYYQKLYSFQYNPVDQLLDSVLNHDTN, encoded by the coding sequence ATGATACATCACAGCAATTGGCAACTGCCTTATGAAGTAAATGCTGCTTATAAACAGCGCACTGCTTACTTCTGTATGGAGTTTGGCGTACATCAGGCACTTAAAATATATAGTGGAGGTTTGGGTTACCTTGCGGGCAGTCACATGCGCTCGGCTTATGAGTTAAAACAAAATCTTTTTGGAATCGGCATGTTATGGCGCTACGGTTACTACGATCAGGTTCGTGACGACCATAACTATATGGCTGTTCAGTTTCAGAAAAAACTCTATACTTTCCTGCAACAAACCGATATTCAGTTTACCATGCAAATTGATGGTAAAGATGTGATTGTAAAAGTGTTTTACCTCGCTCCGGAAGTGTTTGGCAGTGCACCGTTGTTTTTATTAAGCACCGATTTCCCGGAAAACGAGGAATACGCAAGAGAATACACCCATCGACTTTACGACAGAAGTCATGAAATACGAATTGCCCAAAACATGATCTTGGGTATTGGCGGAGCTAAGGTTGTGGAAATGCTTGGCGGGGCTGATAATTATCATATGAATGAAGGCCATGCATTGGCTATGACGTTTTACCTCTTCAGCAAATTAAAAGATGTTGATGAAGTGCGTAAACGTGTGGTTTTTACAACCCATACACCTGAAAAAGCAGGAAACGAAGAGCATGATATCAATGAAATGAACCGCATGGGATTTTTCTCAGGTGTGCCACTCGATTTGATTCGTCATATCACTAAAACGGAAGGCGATATGTTGGGTTATACGCCATCTGCGCTCTACATGAGTAAAATTGCCAATGGGGTAAGTAAATTGCATGGCGAAGTGAGTAAAGAGATGTGGAAAGATTACCAGGGCACCTGCAATATCACCAGCATCACGAATGCGCAACAGAAGAAGTTTTGGGCAGATAAAGAATTGAATCAGGCCTATATCAACCGCGATGAAAGCAGTCTGATTACCGTTAAAAAAGAACTCAAACGTGAATTGTTCGAAATTGTGGCTAACCAAACGGGTAAAATGTTTAATCCCAATACGCTCACAATTGTCTGGTCACGCCGGTTTGCCGAATACAAAAGAGCAAATCTGATTTTCCGCAATAAGGAACGTTTTTTCAACTTGGTTAACAATCCGAAATATCCTGTTCAGGTAATCTGGGCCGGTAAACCGTATCCATTTGACCATGGTGCAATCAATACTTTTAACGATATCGTTTCCTTTACCATGGATCGCCCTAATTTGGCGGTTTTAACGGGTTATGAAATCGAACTGAGTTATTGTTTGAAACGTGGCGCCGACGTTTGGCTAAACACACCTCGTCGCCCGCGTGAAGCTTCCGGTACATCAGGTATGACTGCAGCTATGAACGGCGCAGTAAATGTGAGCGTATTGGATGGATGGATTCCTGAGTTTGCAGTTCACGGTGAAAACAGTTTCATCATTCCGCCTGCCGACCATAATACGATGGACAATGTGAGTATCGACAACTTCGACTTTGAAAACTTAATGAATGTGCTTGAAAACGAAGTGGTTCCGGCTTATTACGAAAACCGTGCAAAATGGCAGCAGATTGTTCGCCGCAGTATGCATGATGTTTATCCGTATTTCGACAGCGACAGAATGGCACATGAATATTATCAGAAATTATACAGTTTTCAATACAATCCGGTAGATCAGTTATTGGATTCAGTATTGAATCACGACACTAATTAA
- a CDS encoding YkgJ family cysteine cluster protein: protein MAAPAQLTNKQKQRYGNLFAFLRKRKSSSDDVLAQECHDLVFENTNCLTCANCCKTYPPLLKEKDIMRIANHLKITAAQFVAQYAVIDEDGDWVMHTVPCPFLMPDNACSIYAVRPGACKAYPHTNQKKLYQIADITLKNAEICPAVAPILDAMMAKLPIQ from the coding sequence ATGGCGGCACCTGCACAACTAACCAACAAACAAAAGCAGCGTTACGGGAATTTATTTGCTTTTTTGCGCAAACGTAAATCGTCGTCTGACGATGTACTAGCTCAGGAATGTCACGATTTGGTGTTTGAAAATACCAACTGTCTCACCTGTGCCAATTGCTGCAAAACTTATCCTCCCTTGTTAAAGGAGAAGGACATTATGCGTATTGCCAATCATTTAAAAATTACCGCAGCACAATTTGTGGCCCAATATGCGGTTATTGATGAAGATGGCGATTGGGTGATGCATACCGTTCCATGTCCCTTTTTAATGCCGGATAACGCCTGTAGCATTTATGCAGTACGACCAGGCGCTTGTAAGGCCTATCCACATACTAATCAGAAAAAGCTGTATCAAATAGCTGATATCACCCTTAAAAATGCAGAAATTTGCCCTGCCGTTGCGCCTATTCTGGATGCAATGATGGCAAAACTTCCAATACAATGA
- a CDS encoding DUF3127 domain-containing protein: MAYELSGKLLEIFPTQEFSASFKKREFVIEKSENVSDRVFTDVIKFQLTQDRCPLLDNYKLGDEVKVTFNIKGSKWEKEGRTNYFVNLDVWRMEKVAAGSGQVENNNSSNTYVEPAPLPEAEDDLPF, encoded by the coding sequence ATGGCTTACGAATTATCAGGTAAATTGCTGGAGATTTTCCCAACACAGGAATTCTCAGCATCTTTCAAAAAAAGGGAATTTGTTATTGAAAAGAGTGAAAACGTTAGCGACAGAGTTTTTACGGATGTGATTAAGTTTCAGCTTACTCAGGACCGTTGTCCTTTGCTCGATAACTACAAACTCGGTGATGAGGTGAAAGTTACCTTTAATATCAAAGGCTCTAAATGGGAAAAAGAAGGTCGCACCAACTATTTTGTTAACCTCGATGTTTGGCGCATGGAAAAAGTTGCTGCCGGCTCAGGTCAGGTGGAAAACAACAACAGCAGTAACACGTATGTTGAACCGGCTCCACTTCCTGAAGCAGAGGACGACCTTCCGTTTTAA